One genomic region from Streptomyces sp. NBC_00582 encodes:
- a CDS encoding YchJ family protein produces the protein MTTRSCPCGLPQAYDVCCGRFHRGTAAAPTAEALMRSRYSAFVVGDGAYLTRTWHPRTRPARLDLDPGVRWTGLEILATRDGSAFHRTGEVEFRASFRGGSLHEVSRFERVEGAWVYVDGEFPEA, from the coding sequence ATGACCACGCGTTCCTGCCCGTGCGGGCTGCCGCAGGCCTACGACGTCTGCTGCGGCCGCTTTCACCGCGGTACCGCCGCCGCGCCGACCGCCGAGGCGTTGATGCGTTCGCGCTACAGCGCCTTCGTCGTCGGTGACGGGGCGTATCTGACCCGGACCTGGCACCCGCGGACCCGGCCGGCGCGGCTCGACCTGGATCCCGGTGTGCGGTGGACGGGACTGGAGATCCTCGCGACGCGGGACGGGTCCGCCTTCCACCGGACCGGGGAGGTGGAGTTCCGGGCGTCCTTCCGGGGCGGCTCGCTGCACGAGGTGAGCCGGTTCGAGCGGGTGGAGGGGGCCTGGGTGTACGTGGACGGGGAGTTCCCCGAGGCGTAG
- a CDS encoding molybdopterin-dependent oxidoreductase, translated as MNPEPPEERGTPVGRRVFLGTLALGALGVVAAPPLQRGLEAFLGTAADKDPTGLTGLLPNGGGFRYYSVAASVPHKNASNYRLTVDGLVDRPATYTLDQLRAMPQTRMVKDVQCVTGWRVPDTPFEGVRLSTLLDAAGVRSKAGAIRFTCFDGTYTESLTLAQARRADVLVALRMQDKDIGHDHGGPVRLYVAPMYFYKSAKWLSGITVTEDVKPGYWEDRGYDVDAWVGKSNGRDDEPTS; from the coding sequence GTGAACCCCGAACCACCCGAGGAACGCGGCACCCCCGTCGGCCGCCGTGTCTTCCTCGGCACCCTCGCCCTCGGCGCCCTTGGGGTCGTCGCCGCGCCGCCGCTCCAGCGCGGCCTGGAGGCCTTCCTCGGCACCGCCGCCGACAAGGACCCGACCGGCCTGACCGGACTGCTGCCCAACGGCGGCGGCTTCCGCTACTACTCCGTGGCCGCCTCGGTCCCGCACAAGAACGCCTCGAACTACCGCCTCACCGTCGACGGCCTCGTCGACCGCCCCGCCACCTACACCCTCGACCAGCTCAGGGCCATGCCGCAGACCCGCATGGTCAAGGACGTCCAGTGCGTCACCGGCTGGCGGGTGCCCGACACCCCCTTCGAGGGCGTACGGCTCTCCACCCTGCTGGACGCCGCAGGAGTGCGGTCCAAGGCCGGCGCGATCCGCTTCACCTGCTTCGACGGCACCTACACCGAGAGCCTCACCCTCGCCCAGGCCCGCCGCGCCGACGTCCTGGTCGCCCTGCGCATGCAGGACAAGGACATCGGCCACGACCACGGCGGCCCCGTCCGCCTCTACGTGGCGCCCATGTACTTCTACAAGTCCGCCAAATGGCTCTCCGGCATCACCGTCACCGAGGACGTGAAGCCCGGCTACTGGGAGGACCGGGGCTACGACGTCGACGCCTGGGTCGGCAAGTCGAACGGGCGGGACGATGAGCCTACGAGCTGA
- a CDS encoding DUF202 domain-containing protein, giving the protein MSGAGRHERDPGLQPERTRLAWRRTTLSSTVAAVLAVKTALHGGATAAGIVACALCCALWLAFLLLAHRRIRTLTTAPEPVALPARQAAVAVLCAVATAVCAAALVV; this is encoded by the coding sequence ATGAGCGGCGCGGGCCGGCACGAGCGGGATCCGGGGCTCCAGCCCGAGCGGACGCGGCTGGCCTGGCGGCGGACGACCCTGTCGAGCACCGTCGCCGCCGTGCTCGCCGTGAAGACCGCGCTGCACGGCGGGGCCACGGCGGCAGGGATCGTCGCCTGCGCCCTGTGCTGTGCGCTGTGGCTGGCCTTCCTGCTGCTCGCCCACCGCAGGATCCGCACGCTGACGACGGCCCCGGAGCCGGTCGCCCTGCCCGCTCGGCAGGCCGCCGTCGCGGTCCTGTGCGCGGTGGCGACGGCGGTGTGCGCGGCGGCGCTGGTCGTCTAG
- a CDS encoding phosphotransferase family protein produces the protein MSPDHPPGLDLDRLRALLERERPGLVTGPLTGRLIEGGRSNLTYEVGDGTGKWVVRRPPLGHVLATAHDMKREHRVISALHPTSVPVPRPVLLCEDPGNEAAPGAPFYVMEFVEGTPYRTAAELAPIGAERTRGAVLSLVDTLVELHAVDPAEVGLADFGRPEGFLDRQLRRWGKQLDASRSRDLAGIDELHAALGRALPSSPAPAVVHGDYRLDNVLIGADDRIKAILDWEMSTLGDPLTDLGLLVMYSVPLEVPNSPVSTTAAAPGHPSPAELVERYAARSGRDVSAVSWYTAFAWFKLAVILEGIHYRYTLGQTVGRGFDRIGELVPVFIHHGLTTLQEG, from the coding sequence ATGAGCCCCGACCACCCGCCAGGTCTCGATCTCGACCGGCTGCGCGCCCTGCTGGAGCGCGAGCGCCCCGGTCTGGTCACCGGCCCCCTCACCGGCCGGCTGATCGAGGGCGGGCGGTCCAACCTCACGTACGAGGTCGGGGACGGCACCGGCAAGTGGGTCGTACGACGGCCCCCGCTCGGCCATGTGCTGGCCACCGCGCACGACATGAAGCGCGAGCACCGCGTGATCAGCGCCCTGCACCCGACGAGCGTGCCGGTGCCGCGCCCGGTGCTGCTGTGCGAGGACCCCGGGAACGAGGCGGCGCCCGGAGCGCCCTTCTACGTCATGGAGTTCGTCGAGGGCACCCCGTACCGCACGGCCGCCGAGCTGGCCCCGATCGGCGCGGAGCGCACCCGGGGCGCGGTGCTGTCGCTGGTGGACACGCTGGTGGAGCTGCACGCGGTGGACCCCGCCGAGGTGGGCCTGGCCGACTTCGGGCGCCCGGAGGGCTTCCTGGACCGCCAGCTGCGCCGCTGGGGCAAGCAGCTCGACGCCTCCCGCAGCCGTGACCTGGCCGGGATCGACGAGCTGCACGCGGCGCTCGGCCGCGCGCTGCCCTCCTCGCCCGCGCCGGCCGTCGTGCACGGCGACTACCGCCTCGACAACGTCCTGATCGGCGCCGACGACCGGATCAAGGCGATCCTCGACTGGGAGATGTCGACCCTCGGCGACCCGCTGACCGACCTGGGTCTGCTGGTGATGTACAGCGTGCCGCTGGAGGTGCCGAACTCGCCGGTCTCCACGACCGCCGCGGCACCCGGTCACCCCTCCCCCGCCGAGCTGGTCGAGCGGTACGCGGCGCGCTCGGGCCGCGACGTGTCGGCCGTCTCCTGGTACACGGCGTTCGCCTGGTTCAAGCTCGCCGTGATCCTGGAGGGCATCCACTACCGGTACACCCTGGGCCAGACGGTCGGGCGCGGCTTCGACCGGATCGGGGAGCTCGTCCCCGTCTTCATCCACCACGGACTGACCACTCTCCAGGAAGGCTGA
- a CDS encoding M1 family metallopeptidase, with the protein MAVQQAVGSDPYFPDNGDPRYRVHRYELTLDYRPGPNRLSGTARINAIAGRAPLNEFQLNLADFRIGRVRVDGRQPHYTHRGGKLRIRPAKSLRAGAAFTVEVQWSGNPKPVSSAWGGIGWEELTDGALVASQPVGAPSWYPCNDRPADKASYLISVTTPSAYAVVAGGRLLTRTTKASTTTWVYEQSAPTSSYLVGLSIGKYQTVLLGDPGLGGVPMHGHIPAHLLPQFSRDFARQPGMMDLFQRLFGPYPFGEYAVVVADEELDVPVEAQGLSLFGVNHVDGARGSERLVAHELAHQWFGNSVSIADWRHIWLNEGFAKYAEWLWSERSGGRSAQQLAAAAHRVLSSRPQDLKLADPGRKSMFDDRLYQRGGLAVHALRCALGDDAFFRMLRGWLGLHRGGAVTTSMFTAHAARFSAEPLDELFEAWLYRPALPPLPLAETRATA; encoded by the coding sequence GTGGCAGTGCAGCAGGCAGTGGGTTCGGACCCGTATTTCCCGGACAACGGCGATCCCCGTTACCGGGTGCATCGCTACGAACTCACGCTGGACTACCGTCCCGGCCCGAACCGGCTGTCGGGCACGGCCCGGATCAACGCGATCGCGGGCCGTGCGCCGCTGAACGAATTCCAGCTGAATCTGGCCGACTTCAGGATCGGACGGGTGCGGGTGGACGGCCGGCAGCCGCACTACACGCACCGCGGCGGCAAGCTGCGCATCCGGCCCGCGAAGTCGCTGCGCGCGGGTGCCGCCTTCACCGTCGAGGTGCAGTGGTCGGGCAATCCCAAGCCGGTGTCGAGCGCCTGGGGCGGGATCGGCTGGGAGGAGCTGACGGACGGCGCGCTGGTGGCGAGCCAGCCGGTCGGGGCGCCCTCGTGGTACCCGTGCAACGACCGCCCGGCGGACAAGGCGTCGTATCTGATCTCGGTCACGACGCCGTCGGCGTACGCGGTGGTGGCGGGCGGGCGGCTGCTGACCCGGACGACCAAGGCGTCCACGACGACCTGGGTGTACGAGCAGTCGGCGCCGACGTCGAGCTATCTGGTCGGGCTGTCGATCGGCAAGTACCAGACGGTGCTGCTGGGCGATCCGGGGCTGGGCGGGGTGCCGATGCACGGGCACATACCGGCGCATCTGCTGCCGCAGTTCTCGCGGGACTTCGCGCGCCAGCCCGGGATGATGGACCTGTTCCAACGCCTCTTCGGGCCCTACCCGTTCGGCGAGTACGCGGTGGTCGTGGCCGACGAGGAGCTCGATGTGCCCGTGGAGGCGCAGGGGTTGTCCCTGTTCGGCGTCAACCACGTGGACGGGGCGCGGGGTTCGGAGCGTCTGGTCGCGCACGAGCTCGCCCACCAGTGGTTCGGCAACAGCGTGTCCATCGCCGACTGGCGGCACATCTGGCTCAACGAGGGCTTCGCGAAGTACGCGGAATGGCTGTGGTCGGAACGGTCGGGCGGCCGGAGCGCTCAGCAACTCGCCGCCGCCGCGCACCGGGTGCTGTCCTCGCGGCCGCAGGACCTGAAGCTCGCCGACCCGGGCCGCAAGTCGATGTTCGACGACCGGCTGTACCAGCGCGGCGGGCTCGCCGTGCACGCGCTGCGGTGCGCCCTCGGTGACGACGCGTTCTTCCGGATGCTGCGCGGCTGGCTCGGTCTGCACCGGGGCGGCGCGGTGACGACGTCGATGTTCACGGCCCACGCGGCCCGCTTCTCCGCGGAGCCGCTGGACGAACTGTTCGAGGCATGGCTGTACCGACCGGCGCTGCCGCCGCTGCCCCTGGCCGAGACCCGCGCGACGGCCTAG
- a CDS encoding NUDIX domain-containing protein: MSAADEILDIVDENDRVVGRFPRGRAYAEGMRHRCVFIQARDAEGRVFVHRRTPTKLVFPSLYDMFVGGVVGAGEAYDEAALREAEEELGVSGLPRPEFLFKFLYDDGAGHSWWSAVYEVRCELPVSPQVEEVAWHAFLPEEEVERRLSAWEWVPDGLAAYARLKEHRATR, translated from the coding sequence ATGAGCGCTGCTGACGAGATCCTCGACATCGTCGACGAGAACGACCGGGTCGTCGGACGGTTCCCACGGGGGCGGGCGTACGCCGAGGGGATGCGGCACCGCTGTGTGTTCATCCAGGCCCGGGACGCCGAGGGCCGTGTCTTCGTGCACCGCCGCACCCCGACCAAGCTGGTCTTCCCCTCCCTGTACGACATGTTCGTCGGCGGGGTGGTCGGCGCGGGCGAGGCCTATGACGAGGCGGCCCTGCGCGAGGCCGAGGAGGAACTGGGCGTGAGCGGGCTCCCCCGCCCGGAGTTCCTCTTCAAGTTCCTCTACGACGACGGGGCGGGCCACAGCTGGTGGTCGGCGGTGTACGAGGTCCGCTGCGAGCTGCCGGTCAGCCCCCAGGTCGAGGAGGTCGCCTGGCACGCCTTCCTGCCCGAGGAGGAGGTCGAACGGCGCCTGTCCGCGTGGGAGTGGGTCCCGGACGGGCTCGCGGCGTACGCACGGCTCAAGGAGCACCGCGCGACCCGCTGA
- a CDS encoding DMT family transporter has product MSVLVLVLAVSAACCLGFGFVLQQNAAQKAPLGDFLSPRLLLDLIKVPRWLGGIGLMVAGMVLGAIALGQGEVSLVEPLLATNLLFALALSRHQTKQPLGRQGWAGLVLLAGGVTAFIVAGQPQGGTAVSDPLRHWLIIGVMVGLALLLTTYAKRSRLSQGPVLLSLAAGLLYGVQDALTRVSGQRFSAAGLAELLTGWQPYAVLALGVTGLVLVQSAFETAPLRMSLPALTAAQPLAGIVCGVGFLGDRLRTDTGALAWEAAGLAAVVAGIVLLGMHPAMPRGAAPRERITSLQPQ; this is encoded by the coding sequence GTGTCGGTTCTGGTTCTTGTTCTCGCCGTGAGTGCCGCCTGTTGCCTGGGCTTCGGGTTCGTGCTCCAGCAGAACGCCGCCCAGAAGGCACCGCTCGGCGACTTCCTCTCGCCCCGGCTGCTGCTGGACCTGATCAAGGTGCCGCGCTGGCTCGGCGGTATCGGTCTGATGGTGGCCGGCATGGTGCTCGGCGCGATCGCGCTCGGGCAGGGCGAGGTCTCCCTCGTCGAACCGCTCCTCGCCACGAACCTGCTCTTCGCCCTCGCGCTGTCCCGCCACCAGACCAAGCAGCCCCTGGGCCGCCAGGGCTGGGCGGGCCTGGTGCTGCTCGCGGGCGGGGTGACCGCGTTCATCGTGGCGGGCCAGCCGCAGGGCGGCACCGCGGTCAGCGATCCCCTGCGGCACTGGCTGATCATCGGGGTGATGGTCGGTCTGGCCCTGCTGCTCACGACGTACGCCAAACGCTCCCGCCTCAGCCAGGGACCGGTCCTGCTCTCCCTCGCGGCCGGTCTGCTCTACGGCGTCCAGGACGCCCTGACCCGGGTCAGCGGCCAGCGCTTCTCCGCGGCCGGGCTCGCCGAACTGCTGACCGGCTGGCAGCCGTACGCGGTGCTCGCGCTCGGTGTGACCGGGCTGGTGCTGGTGCAGAGCGCCTTCGAGACGGCGCCGCTGCGGATGTCGCTGCCGGCGCTGACCGCGGCCCAGCCGCTCGCCGGGATCGTCTGCGGGGTGGGCTTCCTCGGGGACCGGCTGCGCACCGACACCGGGGCGCTGGCCTGGGAGGCGGCGGGGCTCGCGGCGGTGGTCGCGGGCATCGTCCTGCTGGGCATGCACCCGGCGATGCCCAGGGGCGCGGCACCGCGCGAGCGGATCACCAGCCTCCAGCCGCAGTAG
- a CDS encoding YidH family protein: MIAFVRNVRLWFAPEQVREEGSTPDYRFSLANERTFLAWLRTALALIGGGFAVDQFLPDLRWGWRVGLALALLAAGVLCSLRAVNHWMRCERAMRRGEDLPASRFPALLSVVVALVAVAMVVVVLLGWAG; encoded by the coding sequence GTGATCGCCTTCGTACGGAACGTCCGGTTGTGGTTCGCGCCCGAGCAGGTGCGGGAGGAGGGCAGTACCCCGGACTACCGGTTCTCGCTGGCCAACGAGCGCACGTTCCTGGCCTGGCTGCGGACCGCGCTCGCGCTGATCGGCGGAGGCTTCGCGGTGGACCAGTTCCTGCCCGACCTGCGCTGGGGCTGGCGGGTCGGGCTGGCGCTGGCGCTGCTCGCGGCGGGCGTGCTGTGCTCGCTGCGCGCGGTGAACCACTGGATGCGCTGCGAGCGGGCGATGCGCCGCGGTGAGGACCTGCCGGCGTCCCGTTTCCCGGCGCTGCTGAGCGTGGTGGTCGCGCTGGTCGCGGTGGCGATGGTGGTCGTGGTGCTGCTGGGGTGGGCGGGATGA
- a CDS encoding NADP-dependent oxidoreductase has translation MKGISYNRYGGPEVLEYGEVRDPKVGPDAVLVKVRAAAVNPVDWKCRAGYLDPVLDTVFPVVPGWDVSGVVVQPGVAVSEFAAGDEVIGYVREDFLSRGTFAEYVAAPVRALARKPRNLTWEEAAGLPLTGLTAYQVLNRVLRVGRGETVLVHAAAGGVGSIAVQLARHVGARVIGTASEANHDFVRSLGGEPVTYGEGLAERVRGQAPEGVDAVFDTIGGDTLKVSAQLLAPEGRLASIADGEVVGYGGVYFFVRPDAEDLTLLAELAEQGVVSVHVSETFPLERAADAHRLSEQGRTRGKIVVTVEWEDEAG, from the coding sequence ATGAAGGGCATCAGCTACAACCGTTACGGCGGTCCCGAGGTCCTCGAGTACGGCGAGGTGCGCGACCCCAAGGTCGGCCCGGACGCGGTGCTGGTCAAGGTCCGGGCGGCGGCCGTCAACCCCGTCGACTGGAAGTGCCGCGCGGGTTATCTGGACCCCGTGCTCGACACCGTATTCCCCGTGGTGCCGGGCTGGGACGTCTCGGGCGTGGTCGTCCAGCCGGGCGTCGCCGTCTCCGAGTTCGCGGCCGGCGACGAGGTGATCGGGTACGTCCGGGAGGACTTCCTCTCCCGCGGCACCTTCGCCGAGTACGTCGCCGCCCCGGTGCGCGCCCTCGCCCGCAAGCCCCGCAACCTCACCTGGGAGGAGGCGGCCGGACTGCCCCTGACCGGCCTCACTGCCTACCAGGTGCTGAACCGGGTGCTGCGGGTCGGACGGGGCGAGACCGTCCTCGTCCACGCCGCGGCCGGCGGCGTCGGCTCGATCGCCGTGCAGCTCGCCCGGCACGTCGGCGCACGCGTGATCGGCACGGCGAGCGAGGCCAACCACGACTTCGTACGGTCCCTGGGCGGCGAGCCGGTGACCTACGGCGAGGGGCTCGCCGAACGGGTGCGCGGCCAGGCCCCCGAGGGCGTCGACGCGGTCTTCGACACCATCGGGGGCGACACGCTGAAGGTCTCCGCGCAGCTGCTGGCCCCGGAGGGCCGCCTGGCGTCGATCGCCGACGGTGAGGTCGTCGGCTACGGCGGCGTGTACTTCTTCGTACGGCCGGACGCCGAGGACCTCACCCTGCTGGCGGAACTGGCCGAACAGGGTGTCGTCTCCGTACACGTCTCCGAGACGTTCCCGCTGGAACGCGCGGCGGACGCCCACCGGCTCAGCGAGCAGGGCCGCACCCGCGGCAAGATCGTGGTGACGGTGGAGTGGGAGGACGAGGCCGGCTAG
- a CDS encoding gluconokinase, with amino-acid sequence MRTPQVVAVMGVTGTGKTTIGRLLAARLGVPYAEGDDFHPRANIAKMSAGVPLEDADRWPWLDAIGTWAHGRAGRGGVVSCSALKRSYRDRLRATAPGLVFVHLAGDRALIADRMGHRQGHFMPTALLDSQFATLQPLQPDEAGVVVDVSGTPEEITERAVRALAAR; translated from the coding sequence ATGCGCACCCCCCAGGTCGTCGCGGTGATGGGCGTCACCGGCACGGGCAAGACCACGATCGGTCGTCTGCTCGCCGCCCGGCTGGGTGTGCCGTACGCCGAGGGCGACGACTTCCACCCGCGGGCCAACATCGCCAAGATGTCGGCCGGTGTCCCGCTCGAGGACGCGGACCGGTGGCCGTGGCTGGACGCCATCGGCACCTGGGCGCACGGGCGGGCCGGACGGGGCGGGGTGGTGAGCTGCTCGGCGCTGAAGCGGTCCTACCGGGACCGGCTGCGGGCCACGGCTCCGGGACTGGTGTTCGTGCATCTCGCGGGCGACCGCGCGCTGATCGCGGACCGGATGGGGCACCGGCAGGGCCACTTCATGCCGACCGCGCTGCTGGACTCGCAGTTCGCCACGCTCCAGCCGCTCCAGCCCGACGAGGCGGGGGTCGTCGTCGACGTCTCCGGCACACCCGAGGAGATCACCGAACGGGCCGTGCGGGCGCTCGCCGCCCGGTAG
- a CDS encoding cytochrome b/b6 domain-containing protein, producing MSLRAEAPPMTRIPRFTRAVRWVHRTTALLMGVCVLTAAFLYVPELAALVGRRELVVRVHEIAGVLLPVPVLAGLASRAFRADLGHLNRFGPHDRRWLRAALRRDKRRESRPAAKFNAGQKIYAAWIAGATLVMLGTGLMMWFTHLTPIMWRTSATFVHDWLALTIGVVLAGHIGMALGDPEARHGMRTGSVSREWAEREHPLWRR from the coding sequence ATGAGCCTACGAGCTGAGGCACCGCCCATGACCAGGATCCCCCGCTTCACCCGCGCGGTCCGGTGGGTCCACCGCACCACCGCCCTGCTCATGGGCGTGTGCGTGCTGACGGCCGCCTTCCTCTACGTCCCCGAGCTCGCGGCGCTCGTCGGCCGCCGTGAGCTGGTGGTCCGCGTCCACGAGATCGCGGGCGTCCTGCTCCCGGTGCCCGTGCTCGCGGGCCTCGCCTCCCGCGCGTTCCGCGCCGACCTCGGTCACCTCAACCGCTTCGGTCCGCACGACCGCCGCTGGCTGCGGGCCGCCCTGCGCCGGGACAAGCGGCGGGAGTCCCGTCCGGCGGCCAAGTTCAACGCCGGGCAGAAGATCTACGCGGCCTGGATCGCCGGGGCGACGCTGGTGATGCTCGGCACCGGCCTGATGATGTGGTTCACCCATCTCACCCCGATCATGTGGCGCACCAGCGCGACCTTCGTCCACGACTGGCTCGCCCTCACCATCGGTGTCGTCCTCGCCGGCCACATCGGCATGGCCCTCGGCGACCCGGAGGCCCGCCACGGCATGCGCACCGGCTCGGTCAGCCGGGAGTGGGCCGAGCGGGAACACCCGCTCTGGCGGCGCTGA
- a CDS encoding FadR/GntR family transcriptional regulator, with protein sequence MTTPGRGLHGHVLDTLGPAITAGEYPPGSVLRTDELAQRFDVSRSVMREAVRVLESMHLVESRRRVGVTVRPKAEWNVYDPQVIRWRLAGADRPHQLRSLTVLRSAVEPVAAGLAARHATAAQCAELTACALGMVAHSRGHRLEGYLLHDIAFHRVILTASGNEMFARLGDVVAEVLTGRTHHEVMFEDPDPAAVTLHVHLAEAVREGDAPRAEQLTREITAGALQELDVLAP encoded by the coding sequence ATGACCACTCCGGGCCGGGGTCTGCACGGCCATGTACTGGACACCCTCGGCCCCGCCATCACGGCCGGCGAGTACCCGCCGGGGAGTGTGCTGCGCACCGACGAACTGGCCCAGCGCTTCGACGTCTCCCGGTCGGTGATGCGCGAGGCGGTCCGGGTCCTGGAGTCCATGCACCTGGTCGAGTCCCGCCGCCGCGTGGGCGTCACGGTCCGCCCCAAGGCCGAGTGGAACGTCTACGACCCGCAGGTCATCCGCTGGCGGCTGGCCGGCGCCGACCGCCCGCACCAACTGCGCTCCCTCACCGTCCTGCGCTCGGCGGTCGAACCGGTCGCGGCGGGCCTCGCGGCACGCCACGCCACGGCCGCACAGTGCGCCGAGCTCACCGCGTGCGCGCTCGGCATGGTCGCCCACTCGCGCGGCCACCGGCTGGAGGGCTACCTCCTGCACGACATCGCCTTCCACCGCGTGATCCTCACCGCGTCAGGCAACGAGATGTTCGCCCGCCTCGGCGACGTCGTGGCCGAGGTCCTGACCGGCCGCACCCATCACGAGGTCATGTTCGAGGACCCCGACCCGGCCGCGGTCACCCTCCACGTCCACCTGGCCGAGGCCGTCCGCGAGGGCGACGCCCCCCGCGCCGAACAACTCACCCGGGAGATCACCGCGGGCGCCCTCCAGGAACTCGACGTCCTGGCCCCCTGA